In Triticum aestivum cultivar Chinese Spring chromosome 5B, IWGSC CS RefSeq v2.1, whole genome shotgun sequence, the following proteins share a genomic window:
- the LOC123115105 gene encoding putative protein TPRXL gives MALERWRHAWQRRRKRRVAEEIVVFLVIFLQGSASRPAAGPSSSSSCSSRPAASPSSSSSALHQQEPPPGSSLLSSCSSPSSAAGPSSSALHQQDPPPGSSLLSSCSSPSLAAGPTSSAPLPQSCRRRPSVLALLPRQIVAMPPPGHRNTHHSRKYKQFQNLQEVTCKCKVSRGKHSILTVKHPRLCSTAGGDSGGCPIPMSST, from the exons ATCGTTGTCTTCCTCGTTATCTTCCTCCAGGGCAGCGCATCCAGGCCAGCAGcaggcccctcctcctcctccagctgcTCGTCCAGACCAGCAGCaagcccatcctcctcctcctccgccctccACCAGCAGGAGCCTCCGCCAGGCTCCTCCCTGTTATCCAGCTGCTCGTCCCCGTCGTCAGCAGCAGgcccctcctcctccgccctccACCAGCAGGACCCTCCACCAGGCTCCTCCCTGTTGTCCAGTTGCTCATCCCCGTCGCTAGCAGCAGGCCCAACCTCCTCCGCCCCACTGCCCCAGtcttgccgccgccgccctagTGTCCTCGCCCTGCTGCCCAGACAGATCGTCGCTATGCCCCCGCCTGGTCATCGCAACACACACCACTCCAGGAAG TACAAGCAGTTTCAAAATCTCCAAGAAGTCACCTGCAAATGCAAAGTCTCCAGGGGAAAGCACTCAA TTTTGACAGTCAAGCATCCTCGCCTTTGCTCTACCGCGGGAGGCGATAGTGGTGGCTGCCCTATCCCCATGAGCTCAACGTGA